The genomic segment CGCTTGGCCTGGGGAAACCGCGCTTCGGAGACGCGCCGGGCCACTACCGGATAGACCAGCGCCGCCTCGGGCGCGTTCTCGAGCAGGTCGTCTACCGCCGCCGCCTCGAGCCAGGGCAGGTCGCCCGTCGTCACCAGGAGACGCTCGGCCCCCGGAAAGCGCGCCAAGGCCGCCTCGAGCCCCTGCCGGGTGCTCTCGGACACCCGCTCGCCGCCCGGCACCACCTCGTCGGCGAGCGCCGCCAGCGCGGGCGTCGTCGGCCCCACGTAGACGACGCCGCCGATATGCCTACTGGCGCGCAGAGCGTCCAGAACATAGCCGGCCATCGGTTTGCCGCCGAGCGTCAGGAGCGCCTTGGCCGCCACGCCCTGCTCGAGTTCGTCCCCCTCGTTCCGAGCTGCCAAGACGACTGCCGCGACGTTCATCTCTTTCCCAACCTCCTTCTGGCCACCTCGTATACGTCGGCCTTGCTCCCCGCCTTACGGATGCCGATGACCACCACGATGACTATGCCTTCAAGCTTGCCTATCTTGTACAGCACCCGGTAGCGTTGTCCAGCGGCCCGGACCTTGTATAGCTCCTTGAGGTCGCCGCCAAGGCGCTCACCACGTTTGTCCGGCTCGGTCTGCAAGCTACCGATCTTGCGTCCTACGGCTTTGCGGGTGCGGGTGTCAGTGATTGCTCCCAAGTCATTTCTAGCTTCGTCGGTAAGGGTGATGGCGAATCTCGTCACCTTGCTCCCCTGCACAAAGGCGTGCCAGGAAAACGGAGTGCCCTCAGAGCCCCAGCTCCGCCTTGACTTGCTCCCACGGGATGAGCTTGGCCTCACCCCGCTCGAGCTTTGCCAGGCGCTCCAGAATGTCCGGGTGGTCGTCTAGCACCTCGTCCGTCTCGGGATCTCCGGTGTAGGCAACGCCGGCGGCGCTTATGCCTGCGGGTGGCTTGCCGACCGCCTCGAGCAGGTCGTCAAACTTTACAGGTTCTCCCGTAAGCCGCTCGAGCGTCTCCATGACCGCGCCCAAGGTGTCGAGATCTACCCGCTTCACCTCACCTCTAGCCAGTGCGTAGATGCTCCCTCTAGCTACCTTGCCGCTGGTTTCTTGGGCTAAGCGGTAGGCGCTGAGGTTGTGGGCGTCTAGATAATCTCCCAAGGTAATC from the Deinococcota bacterium genome contains:
- a CDS encoding nucleotidyltransferase family protein, whose protein sequence is MNVAAVVLAARNEGDELEQGVAAKALLTLGGKPMAGYVLDALRASRHIGGVVYVGPTTPALAALADEVVPGGERVSESTRQGLEAALARFPGAERLLVTTGDLPWLEAAAVDDLLENAPEAALVYPVVARRVSEARFPQAKRTYARLEEGEFTGGNFFLLKPGAVPTLVPLVERFYRMRKNPVAAASVVGLGTLLKFALGRLSLEDAEARVSALAGVPVRTYQTPFASIGADVDKASHLEGFSAPPLGSSR
- a CDS encoding type II toxin-antitoxin system RelE/ParE family toxin — protein: MTRFAITLTDEARNDLGAITDTRTRKAVGRKIGSLQTEPDKRGERLGGDLKELYKVRAAGQRYRVLYKIGKLEGIVIVVVIGIRKAGSKADVYEVARRRLGKR
- a CDS encoding helix-turn-helix transcriptional regulator, translating into MDIRITLGDYLDAHNLSAYRLAQETSGKVARGSIYALARGEVKRVDLDTLGAVMETLERLTGEPVKFDDLLEAVGKPPAGISAAGVAYTGDPETDEVLDDHPDILERLAKLERGEAKLIPWEQVKAELGL